Proteins from a single region of Nitrospirota bacterium:
- a CDS encoding universal stress protein, protein MSQPPPTTVHPWKALLSRILIAVDGSEHSARALHYVGTLLRDTRDVQVTLFHVLKPMPRELLEHGGSEDPAEEVRLAKKLQEDQENWLIAESRFEHPILLTALELFGKTGFPLDRVTLKFGHEDDIAHTILDEARTGGYQTIVVSRHGSKRVKLFFGGGITDQLLRDASGYTLWIVE, encoded by the coding sequence TCTCGAGGATTTTGATCGCCGTCGATGGCTCTGAGCACTCCGCCAGGGCCCTTCACTATGTGGGAACGCTCTTGCGCGATACTCGCGACGTGCAGGTCACATTGTTTCACGTGCTGAAACCGATGCCACGCGAACTCCTGGAACATGGCGGATCTGAAGATCCCGCAGAAGAAGTTCGTCTTGCCAAGAAATTACAGGAGGACCAAGAAAACTGGCTCATCGCAGAAAGCCGGTTTGAACACCCGATTTTATTGACAGCGCTGGAGCTGTTTGGAAAGACCGGATTTCCTCTGGATCGGGTTACGCTGAAGTTTGGCCACGAAGATGATATCGCTCACACGATTCTTGACGAGGCCCGCACTGGAGGTTACCAGACCATCGTCGTGAGCCGTCACGGCTCGAAGAGGGTGAAACTATTTTTCGGCGGAGGTATCACGGATCAGCTGCTGCGTGACGCGTCCGGATACACATTGTGGATCGTGGAATAA